CAACTGTTGAAATGGCTTATGAAAACCACGGATTAAATGGCTTATGAAATGGCTTATAATAccattactgtttttttctctttttaaattgacttggtttttaattgcatgtatttgaattttggtctgaatgaccgtaaataaatatcgATTGACTACAACAATCAGTTAAATTCCTAACTAAAGATTCTCTGGACATAAACCAATCGAGGGGATGTTTTTGTTGACATACCTGTAGCACACAGAGCAATAAAAGTTTGTGCATGCTTCTGGATCAAAAGCAGCTTGTCTCGAGGGAAAGGCAGCTTCCGCAGGATGTGTTCGATAAAGTCATGGGGGGTGATTGCAGCAAGATTCCACTTCAATTTCCCCAAGACCACCAGCTCCCAATCCTGAAAGAGAGGcaaaaggaatatatatatatatatttaaaaagtgtcTTTCAAGAAGACAAGCCTATCTTTGCTACTTCAATTTGTCTTGAATGGTCTCTTTTCAATATGCTCCGACGCTTTGAAGTTGCTGATTTTATTCCTGTTAATTGAAAAAAtgtcagcctctgctgaaaataATGAGGACTAGAAGCGCCTGCCAAAAATTCATTTCTTTGTAAGTGGCacagaatgcccacccagaaGGGTTGGCCTGCACTGTGATCGTGCCAAGGTCATTGTGGTCTTTCTCTAAAAACGTACACTTAGAGGCCTATTATCGTGACACGCTTTAAGCAGGGCTACCTTTGAAAATGATCCAACCAGAGCAATATGTCGCAAAGACATTAAATGAAACCCGCCAGAGAGATCATATCTCCCCATTAGTCCATCAATTACACCAGCTGCCCGTTTGTCTGCAAGCCAAAGTGCCAGAGTTACCCTTTAAAGCCCCATGTGGCTTGTGATAATAGCAGCAACAGGACTACCTTCATCTTCCAGAGCCTGCCAAAGACCCAAGTTTGACTCCTACTGCCCTGTGCCACGTGCAGACCAAAGTGAAGTTGCTGGGCATGCCAGACAAGGCTTTTGGAGTGGTGACCATTAGGCCTTGgatttcctgcagcagggaattcctTTTTACTCTTCACTGTTAAGCTTGTATAAATATCTCACCAACAATAAACCCAGAGGGCTCTAGCAGTTGTTGAATTTGTTCTGCTAATGGATGGTTTTCATCTCCTATTCTGCTTTGGTCATTTTTGATGATTGTGTTGCTTTTATTGGCTTCTGATGATTGctgcttttactgtttttttaatgtgtggtgCTGCTTTACTGCTTcatttgtgtgtttgtgcgtgtatGTGTCagagaaatatttttgaaaatgacGTTGGCCGATTCCACACGGACGGAAAAAGCCAAGAGGGCATTagtccccacttccacatgaagcAACTGCTGGGCAGCCCCCCTACTGGGCCTTCCCCAGATCTGGCCCTCAGTTGCCTCAGGCTAAAGGAATGtgggagaatctgcattcccttagccactGTGGGGGCCTACAGGGCCTGTCACACTGCAGGCCTTCTAGGCCCTGCTCCTCCCAGCCCTGTGATGGCCCAGAGTGGGCAAAAAACACTCCAGTCGGCTTCACAGTGTTTCATGACGCCGCAGGGTAGATCAGGgcactttaaaaattattttgcaggaaggtgagattacgttccatgtattttttttaaaaaacacgccCACCACTGCTGTGTTTCCTGGGAGGACACAAAACACTGCAAGGCATGCAGCTCTGAAAACAGCCCTCCTCTTTAAACAGTTTGAGAACTCATCCAGCCAAAGAAATCAATTCAACACCGACTAGCTCCCTAAGTAAAATTTGTAAATTGGGAGAGGTGgcatcttttaaattaattttaaagcttAACTTAAATGTATTAATGCTgttgtatatatataattatttcttCAATTATTAGGGAAGTGTACAACATTCAATCCACAGCATCAGTTTCAAGGCATTAGAATGTAATTTAGTTTGGTAGTTATTGTTTTAAGCCTGTTGTTACCAGCTCTGAACTGACTAGAAAAGGACatgatataaaaataattaatatgaCTGATGTGTGAGAGCCACCCTACATCTGAATGCACAAAATGTTATTCCTATCTGTTCCTACCCCTGACTGAAACAAAAAGATTCCTTGTAAGGAAAAGACAAGAAACCGAAGGAAAATGTGGTGGTCCATCAATAGCAAAGCCACATGTTTTTAGGCAGTCCATTAGGTACTTGGCAATATTACCTAGtggttacacccccccccccagcaaagtcCTTTCAACAGCTGTCCAAATATCTTCTTGGTCCAGCTCTAGCACTCATCTACTAGATAAGCACATTCAGCTTACTTCCAAAACGAAACAAAAAATTGCAAGTTGCCATATTGTTCCACCAGGGGGAAAAGTAGGCAAAGACAAGAGACAAATCCAAACGTAGTAAATTCTTTTAGGATGTTACTAAAGACATCACAAATGACTTGAGCAAGCTTTTCAGTGCTCAATTAAACTGCTGGTTTTTATATTATCAAAGGGAGGAGAGGTCACAGCTTCACTGCCCCCAAGAACCTGTTTCATACCTGGCACCATCTCACCTAATAGAAGGAGGAGCTAGCAAATAGGCAGATTGCAGCCCCTTCGGTGTTTTTGAAAACACAAAACTGCCTTGTACcaaactggcagctgctccccaggatctcaggtagaggtttttcatatcacctcttacctgatctttttttttttttaacctgaagaTGCTAGagacccgggaccttctgcaggccaagcagatgctctaccatagAGACACAACCCCTTCCCCTTTAAAAGATGAATTTTAGACACAGATGCCTCCAATTAAGGAAGGAGGTGAAGGGGGGTAATCATccttccattttgttcagatttgCCTTAAGCATAAActagggaggggctccaggtgtgtgtgtgtaaacagccatgcttcccaaccatattttgcatgatcacgccacttctagcgtttctagaagcctgaagaatgattcaggggtttctcaatggtaaagaagttgaagaAGGTTAGACCCACAAATATTTTCAAAGTTGTGTACGTTAAATACAACTAACATTGTTCACAGTATGCTATACAACAGATAAGATCCACATACGGTACTGTAATGTTTAACACAATACTCAGTATACTGCTAGTCCTGTTTAAGCAGTTTCTGGCCAAACACAATGGATTTCCTTCACTACAAAATCTGTTTTCCATTTTCCAATTTTATTATTTCCTATAGTTCTCAGACGGCAAAAATCACAATGCATATGCTAAGACAGCATTTTTAGAATTCTTTAAATGCGCCAAATGGTTCAATTTTACACGctaagttataaatgatgcacCTTATGCAATTATAAAAATAAGTTTAGAAGCGATAACTATTGCAAACATTGCAAGTTTAAGCAAAATTTCCATCCCCTCCCAAGAAAtaacaagatttggggagggggatgttaCCCACAGCTTCCCAGAAATGTTATATCTCTAGACATAGCCTAACAAAGACATATGTGCTTCAGGCTTTCTGCAGACATTTGGGGAAGCAGGAGTGCTGTGGCTACTGAACTTGTACAATCTCCTACAACAATTATGACTTTTATGTATAGCCAGagagctctccccccctcccccatgtaagACTGTACATGGAAGGATATAACATGTCAAGGAGGAAGCTAAGTGATAAAATCCCTTCAAACTAACAGCCTAGCTTTCCCAAGGCAGGAAGTTTTCCTGGCCGAGGGATGTATTCTGTTCCACCATTCTACTCGTTTCTCTTTTATTCTGAAAAGAAACAATACCCTTGCATAATGCTCTCCCTCTCCTCTATCAGCGCCACATGTGCATAGCTTCATCTAGGATATGACTGCCCATCATCCCCCATATCAACTCCTAGCATATTGGTCAGTGCCTGTTAGCCTGTATAGATGTCTAATCAGAACACTaaatgctctgcagctttctacACATTGTACTTCTACTGATTCAAACAGATCATCTTCATGTTttgttctctagagcaggggtagtcaacctgaggtcctccagatgtccatggactacaattcccatgagcccctagtaTTTCTGTGGAAGAccaataccagggtcatgatataCTTGTCGATAACATTTGTTGatagaaaacagaaaaacacCACTGAAtgttttttgccttgaaaaccttagacAGGTGTGACTTGACTGTACTTTCCACTGCATTGTTTTAATAATGTCTGCTTTCAAATTTAATTAACAATTCCCTCTGATTTTGGAAATCACTTTAGTTGTAAAAACAAGCCTTTACCTCCATGggactttatatatatatatattctcactTCTTGTCCTTCTGTTGGCCACATCCtttaggacagggatagtcaacctgtggtcctccagatgttcatggactacaattcccatgatcccctgccagcgtttgctggcaggggctcatgggaattgtagtccatgaacatctggaggaccacaggttgactacccctgctttaggaggtGCTCTTCAGGCAGCATGACCATTACTACCTTTCAACGCAGCAAATGAAACTGTGGGGCCTGTCTTAAAAGCAGAATTGGGCCTGGGGTGTTTTTTGTTGTGGTGTGGCAAAGAGATGCAATAGGCCACTTAATATTTAGGCATAGTTCCTATAAAGTACATCTGTGCCAAATATCTAATGATGATTTTGATTCCATGTTAACAACTTGAGAAATACCTTCTGCTTTGGACAAAAGAAGGAACTCCTGAAAATTCAGAAGTGCTTTCAGTTTTGGAGATGAAGATACGCCAGGAATTCTGTTATGGCTTCGACAGCCACCCATTACACATATTATTTATTGTACAGCATGTGTAGtagagccaggagatccaaggatttgctggcagccaggcaagggaccttGGGAGGcgatctgccattgcctgcctccatgtcatgacccccctcATGTTCCTTGGATGAACTACCACCCATAtatttggaggtttcccatccaaatattagccaaggtataccctacttagcttctgagatctgacagcgTTGgatttgcctgggctatccaaatcaGGGCCCAAAGGGATTTAGCAGAGGATGCTCTTGGTTGCATGTTCTTTGAGTGAGTTCTTTGCCACAGCTCCATTCCAAAGCTGGCATTGCCTGTTGGTAGACATTTCCAAGGTGGTCTTCCTTGAACCACCAACACTGCACCCCTGGTGTATTGCTTTCAGTAGTGGTCATTTACAAAACACATGATTTTGTTATCAGTTGATGCCCAACTCAACTTTTTGATGACAAATTCCATTCCAAATCTCTGCTGCTTCCTAGATTTGCTTTCTTCTTGCTGAACCTGCAGCATTTGAGGGGCTTAAAAAAAAGTCTCCAGTCAACAGATAAACACTTGTGGATGAAGTAACATGGCATTCTCCTTCACAATGTCCCAAGAATTTCAGTCCTGAGTTAAAGAGGGCTCCACAGACTGAACACAGTCACTGGCATCTAATGGCATATTTATAAAAATAAGACACTAGTAAATACAAGATGTTCAGCAGTTCCCTTTGGCAGGGCAAAAACATGGTGCCGTTTTTCATTCACATGGGTATGCAGTACTTGGGAATCCTCTTTCTTGTGTTTCACTACAAAATCTGAAAACATCTCTATTAGACTGTTTGAACGTGAAAACCTTGGGCTGTTGCACCACTCTTCAAAGCGGTATCAAAAAGCAAGCCCCATTGTGTTAAAAGATGGCATCCTTCCATGTTCTATATACCAGTGTACACaaggttggttttttttaattatttatttgatttttataccatcctcccagtAGACCGGTTCAGGGTGgtgcacaataataataattattattatataaaaataaaatattttaaatggcatAGGATTTaggtttaaaattaatttgattaACAAATACAGGCTTCAATCTCAGCAGCAGCAACTCATATTCAGAGTATTCTACTGACATTCTCTTAAAGGCCAGGCGATGGTCCAGGGCTTCTTGCATAGATAAATAAGTGGATAAATAGGTGGGGCCATTAGGTAAagatgttaactttggccccaaccaaaggcctggcaggccctatggaactgtgccAGATATGGCAAGACCCAGATGTGctccgggatctcattccaccagttaggaaCCAGGACAGagaacatcctggccctggttgaggccaggcatatctctttggagccagggaccaccaactggttggtattcgTAGAGCAAAGCTTGCTTCGGGGGGTATAGAATGGCGATCTCTCAGATAAGCAGGACTCAGACCGCAGGTGTGTGCAATTCTTCCCCCTTTCAATATGTGTTTTGTTGAGCAGAGGGGCCATGGCTcgggggcagagcatctgcttagaatggagaaggtcccaggctcaatccccagcatcatcAATtcaaggatcaggcagtaggtgaaggGAATGACCTCCGCaggagactctggagagcagctaccagtctgagtaggcaatactgactctgatggattgatggtctgattcagtataaggcagtttcatgtgtgctCCATTAGGCAACGCTCCTTTTTCTAGAAGGGTCTTACCTCAGGACCAGAATACCGCTGAGGAGAGCATCGGCAGAATGACAGAAAAGAGTTCCAGTAAAGCACACCTGTAAAAGCAACTCTGCATACAAATTGCCCCGAGTCACTGGCTCACAGCCATCCTTATTAGCTTACCTATGCAGGCCTATCCATCATTTCAGTCTGAAGGGGGAAAGGATTTTTGGAAAGTGTCCCTGCTGAGAAGTGAATCTTACTTTTTCTCGGTACAGAGAAAGGCCAGAAATGAAGATCCATGACAGCAAACACAATTGACTACAGGAGTGTGAACTATTACtagtatttcttttatttactttCCTACCTATGTTACTTAGATTTTGTCTCTCTCACTGAAACTCAGTGAATCCAGAGAGAGCTGGGGTAGTGTGGGTGTAGTAGTTAAATGCAGTTAAGtagttggactagaatctgggagagccaggtcaGAATCCCCACTCGTCCCACTGAAGTTGAGTGGGGGACCATGAGTGGGGTACCACCCTCTCTCTCTTGGCCCAACCTACTTGACAAGGTggttgtgaagagaaaatggggagaggagaatgaagtaaGCTGGGGTACAAAGGAATTAGAAAGAATAATCTACAAATCAAGAGGACaggacatccaataaacaatgcattagGATTTGGATTATAGAAATCTGAAGCGAACCAGAAATCTGAAAGCAGAACTGAAGctaagcacctttaaaaccaataataTCTTGAATCAAACTTCACTGGCCTTTAcggcgcccctggactcaaacttggttctgctgcttcagaccaacatggctacccacttgaatataacCTGACaagttaaaccagcctttctcaacttttttactattgagaagcctctgaaacattcttcaggcttcaagaaaacccagaagtgcatgagggtgcagaatgtggttgggaagcagagctgtatacatgcccccccccccaggtctctccccttccaggcccatcattggccatttggtgtgGGAGGGCATCAAcgtgaccatttatggtcatatcacctgatcatctgataagtgttttaaaaattatatatttgttACATAACTGGGTTaactgggcagatccttctcccgaGAATGATGGTGGCTATTGGGGACCCATCAAGGTAggtttttagatttgttttccCACCGTCAAGGATCACTGTTGTTTTGTTTACGGGGTTGTATTATATCATCAGATTGTACtgtactgttttattcttttattgcaaaccaccatgagctttgggctttgggagtggtggggataaatccaaataattaatCAATCAAGCAGAAGTCTGTGTACCTCTTCTCCAGGAAGATGCCTCACCACCACAAGAACCACAGCCATCTCTCCGTTGGAGGAGGGAAGCGACCCTACTTCAGATACAAGCCGCGCACACAAAAATAGGAAGCACAATCCATTCACACTTTCTAAACTCGTGTATATCATTAACATTCCAAAACAGGAAACTGCACCTCAGACAGAATTTATTCAGCTTGTCGGAAATACAACACGACTTCTTTCCAGAAAGCTGAAGTTCTGGTAGTTCTTAGTCCAGTCAATGGCCAAAGCATAAAACTCAAACCTCTTAACTTTCTGAATAACGAAGCATCAGGGTTTTCATCATAACCAACTGCCCGATGAGATAACAGTGTCTCGTTTTCACAGCAACGTGGGTGTGGACAGTGCCAGGAAACGTCCTGCGTAAGGAAAGGGCTGTCAAATCGcaactgacttatgacaaccccgcAAGGTTCTCAGAGCAGACGTCTagaagtggtttgctgttgccggACTCTggacagcaaccctggacttgcttGATGCCCTCCCATTGGTGCATTaaccagggctgcccctgcttagcttccagtgtTTGATGAGATCGGACTAGCCTAGCCCACCTAGGTCAGGACAGGGACCACACTGGGGTCAGTCGATACCCTCCTCAGCAAACCTTAATGCTTTCCTAAGCTTCTGAGTCCATGGGGAAGGGTCTCCTCAAACACAGAAGGGGCAAGGCTAGGCTGAAGGAAGATAGGGTGGTTTTTCAACGTTCAGGAAGCTTTTTTTTATCATGCAATCCCCACCCATAACTTGAAAGTGATGCAAGTCCAGGATAAGCTTTATTGCACATGTATTGCAAGTATAAACTGGCCCTTGTGCTTTGCAGGCCTAAGCCATCGTTACTGTAATACTGTCAATAGCTCTTGAAACCAGGAAGGCTTTCCTCCAGTCTTGGGCGATCAAAAGCCATGGCCTCCAAACAAAATATAGAGCCAAAGTGAAACATCTGCAAATTTAGATGCCACAATGTCTCAGGTTTAAGGGGCATACTTCACACACTGcttatatattgggtgatatgattatGCAGTCACAGGAATGGCCCGGGCTGGCCTGATCTCAACAGATTTCAGAaacctaagcaaggtcagccccaattagtacatggatgggagaccaccaaggaagtgtggGGTTGGTTCTCAAGAGatcaccgaggaagtccaggcaGCGGCaaaggaaggcaacggcaaaccacttctgaacatctcttgccctgaaaatccagggatgcccaaactgtggctctccagatgtccatggactacaattcccataagcattctgctgacaagggctcatgggaattgtagtccatggacatctggagagccacagtttggccatccctgccagggtcatcataagtcaggaGTGACTTGGCAGGACTTCACACACACAGGAGTTAGCACATGAATAAGCTGTTTGAGTCTGCACATGAATAAGTTGTTTTACTCCACACATAGCTTTAATATGACCAATAAAAAGTTGGCATTTTAGCTGTTCTGTCTTGGAGGCAgttcctttaaagaaaaaaaaagttatctgcaaacaagagggggggagagagaaagctggCGAAGGTTCAAAGGTGAAGTCACCAGAAGTTGTGCATTTCTAACGCTAGATGGCAGTCAAACACCGACAAGAAAGCACCTTTTAGAGAAAGAGCAGGGCTTAGAAAGTTAGGTTTGAAAGCACATGGGCCCTCTTCAACGCAAAATTCCAACCGGTCTATTTGCGTCTGAAAATGTTTCCCATCCGAACGCTCCAAAACTTGGGCAATCAGCCCATCAACAAGAAATGTGACGTTAAGACTTCTTATAAAGCTGGGAATAGATATGCATTTCAACCGTGCTGGCAGCCTTCCTCACAAAACACagaggatataaaataaataaaatgcattcacACAGGGGAGTGTAGAAAGATGTCCAGCAAAAGTAAGAAGATGGaaggggtgtgtgtctgtgtgtagggTGTCTTACCAAGAGCTCTTGAGGTCTGATGGAATTGTCTGTATATATGCAAAGTTTCTCCGCCGTGAGGGGAATGGTCTCTTTCAGCTTGGAGGCTAGGAACATGCACACAGCACCCAAAAGTTGCAGGTGGCACTTGCGGGTGGGAACCACAGCTAGAAACCTGTCCAGATAATTCATGGCCAAGGGGAACACCTCTTCCTCGCACTTCTGTTCTTCACAGACCTGCAGGAGAATGAGTCGGTGAGGAAAGGGGGAACAGACCCACTGGGAAGCAAGACAAAAATTATCCTGCCCAGAGTTTCTCTGGTCTAaatccactgatttcaatggacttaaactagagcagggatggccaaactgtggctctccagatgtccgtggactacaattcccatgagccactgccagcacctGCACAGAACAACACTGCTAAGATGTGAAAGTGACTCAAAAGGATCTTCTGAAGAGCTACATAGCCAAGTTAAACCTTTTTCAACATGTCTGCTTCAATGGACAGAAGCATGCAATTCTCTTTAAAGATGGCACCATGTGCGCTCTGAGAAATACCTCAATCCTCCCAGGCACCATCCACAGAGGAAGATAACCAATGGACCCCTGTATGAGTCCCTGTTCTGGCTCGGCCTTATTCTAACTCTGCCTCAGCTGAAGGCAAGTAGTTCCACCCCCATACTTTGATGGCTCCATTCAATcactcccagtgtggaaacaccACTATATCATTCTCCCCTATAGCTATATCATTCTCCCCTATATCATTCTCCCCGCAGCACCTCTGCATGAGTCTGCATGGGCTCACCTTCATTTAAAGAGGCAGCAAGGCCAGATCTTTAAGTCAATTCTCCTTTGAAATTAAAATGACTCTCCAAGAATAACAAGGTGCGCTTTCAATGCTCCcacagggagaggggaaagaaggtgTGTGACC
This region of Paroedura picta isolate Pp20150507F chromosome 14, Ppicta_v3.0, whole genome shotgun sequence genomic DNA includes:
- the CCND2 gene encoding G1/S-specific cyclin-D2 isoform X2 encodes the protein MNYLDRFLAVVPTRKCHLQLLGAVCMFLASKLKETIPLTAEKLCIYTDNSIRPQELLDWELVVLGKLKWNLAAITPHDFIEHILRKLPFPRDKLLLIQKHAQTFIALCATDFNFAMYPPSMIATGSVGAAVCGLQLDEGESSLSGDVLTELLARITNTEVDCLKACQEQIESVLVSNLQEGSQHPGDASKTMDDLDQSSTPTDVRDINL